The following coding sequences are from one Halomonas sp. HAL1 window:
- a CDS encoding acyl-[ACP]--phospholipid O-acyltransferase: MHRLLRVTGAWPYLIAIFLNAFVDLGHKIVIQNTIFKSYDGETQVVLTALVNGLILLPFILLFSPAGHVADSYPKVRILRVSAWIAVAVSLGITAAYYQGWFWLAFAMTLLLAIQSAFYSPAKYGLVKGLFGKPRLAEANGLIQAITIAAILAGTVVFTALFETWVSSDKQTPAQLLRQIAPLGWLLVLNSAIQVITLYRLPLDETTRSDTPLTWQRYLKGTALKDNLGIIARQPVLRLSIIGLATFWSVGQVLLAAFPAYAKDALNVDNTLVLQGILAASGIGIALGSLLASKLSHNRIETGLIPVGAIGVAVGLWCLPLLTTPASQAVNFVFIGIMGGLFIVPLNALIQFHAADKELGTVLAANNWIQNIAMLGFLVLTALFALAGVDSHYLLLLIASVAMLGGGYTIFKLPQSLVRFLLSFLLTRRYRVDVHGLQNLPAQGGVLLLGNHISWVDWAMVQIASPRPVRFVMLKSVYQRWYLRWFFKALGCIPIERGSGAEQALADVASQLNAGEVVCLFPEGAISRTGQLGEFRRGYERACDMANPDVKIVPFYLRGLWGSQFSRSSSKLKEMRNAPLHRSVIVAFGKPLPKDTPADVLKRRIFEQATRSWQRAMDELPTLPNAWIQTVKRRPSDLALADTLGSPLNGSQALSASLLLAKRLRKLNPGQNVGLLLPTSSTGGIANMATLLAGKTVVNLNYTAPQEVLASALSQAEIAVVFTSQRFVKKLEKSGLNISQLLTGKQVIYLEHLQSDIGTTERLGTWLAVRLLPTWLIQHGFCHSHDADATAAIVFTSGSDGSPKGVMLSHRNLMANIKQTSDVLNTQSDDVVMGSLPLFHVFGFTVTQLLPLIEGLPLICHANPADAPGIAGAVAKHKATLLFSMSSFLSMFVSNSAVHPMMLESLRVVVTGAEKLDEDARARFELKFHKPVYEGYGATEVAPVASVNLPDALGVNYQQVQRGSKPGTVGMPLPGTSFKIVKPESFEELPTGEAGMVLISGPQIMQGYLNEPQRTAQAIHEMDGQRWYITGDKGFIDEDGFLTLVERYDSTQ; this comes from the coding sequence ATGCATCGACTGCTGCGCGTAACAGGCGCCTGGCCCTACCTGATCGCTATCTTTCTCAATGCCTTTGTGGATCTGGGTCACAAAATCGTGATCCAGAACACGATTTTCAAAAGTTACGATGGCGAAACTCAGGTAGTACTCACCGCGCTGGTGAATGGGCTGATTCTACTGCCGTTCATTTTGCTGTTCAGTCCGGCTGGCCACGTAGCCGATAGCTACCCCAAAGTGCGTATTCTACGGGTCTCTGCCTGGATCGCTGTAGCGGTATCGCTGGGCATTACCGCTGCTTACTATCAGGGTTGGTTTTGGTTGGCGTTTGCCATGACGCTACTTCTCGCCATCCAGTCGGCGTTCTACTCTCCGGCCAAATATGGCTTGGTAAAAGGCTTGTTCGGCAAACCTCGCCTAGCGGAAGCCAACGGACTCATTCAGGCCATCACCATTGCTGCCATCCTGGCAGGAACAGTGGTTTTTACGGCGCTATTTGAAACCTGGGTCTCGTCTGATAAGCAAACGCCAGCGCAGCTGTTACGCCAAATAGCCCCGCTGGGTTGGCTATTAGTGCTCAATAGCGCTATCCAAGTCATCACGCTGTATCGCCTGCCATTGGATGAAACCACCCGCTCCGATACGCCGCTAACCTGGCAACGCTACCTCAAGGGTACGGCGCTTAAAGATAACCTGGGGATTATCGCCCGCCAGCCAGTCCTCAGGCTCTCCATTATCGGCCTTGCCACCTTTTGGTCAGTGGGCCAAGTGCTACTCGCGGCCTTCCCCGCCTACGCCAAGGATGCCCTCAACGTCGATAACACACTGGTGCTACAAGGCATTCTAGCCGCCAGCGGTATCGGCATTGCGCTGGGCTCACTGTTGGCCAGCAAGTTATCTCACAACCGTATTGAAACCGGCTTAATCCCCGTGGGCGCTATCGGCGTGGCCGTCGGCTTATGGTGCCTGCCGCTGTTAACCACGCCCGCTAGCCAGGCAGTGAATTTTGTTTTTATTGGCATCATGGGCGGTCTGTTTATCGTCCCCCTCAATGCACTGATTCAGTTTCACGCTGCCGACAAGGAATTAGGCACCGTACTGGCCGCCAACAATTGGATCCAGAACATCGCCATGCTGGGCTTTTTGGTACTCACGGCACTGTTCGCGCTGGCGGGTGTGGATAGCCACTATCTGCTGTTACTGATCGCTAGCGTGGCGATGTTGGGCGGCGGTTATACGATCTTCAAACTGCCCCAAAGTCTGGTGCGCTTTTTGTTGAGCTTCCTGCTGACCCGCCGCTATCGCGTAGACGTGCATGGCTTGCAGAACCTGCCCGCCCAGGGTGGCGTACTGCTACTGGGCAATCATATCAGCTGGGTGGACTGGGCCATGGTGCAGATCGCCAGCCCTCGCCCAGTGCGCTTTGTGATGCTGAAATCGGTTTACCAGCGCTGGTACCTCCGCTGGTTCTTCAAAGCCCTAGGCTGTATTCCCATCGAGCGCGGCAGCGGTGCCGAACAAGCGCTCGCCGATGTGGCCTCACAGCTCAATGCGGGAGAAGTGGTGTGTCTGTTTCCTGAAGGGGCCATCAGCCGCACTGGTCAACTGGGCGAATTCCGTCGTGGTTACGAGCGCGCCTGTGACATGGCAAATCCAGACGTCAAAATCGTACCGTTCTACCTGCGTGGCCTATGGGGCAGCCAGTTCTCCCGCTCCTCCAGCAAATTAAAAGAGATGCGTAACGCACCATTGCACCGTTCGGTGATCGTCGCGTTTGGCAAGCCGCTACCCAAAGATACCCCTGCCGATGTGCTTAAACGGCGTATTTTTGAACAGGCAACGCGCTCCTGGCAGCGAGCCATGGACGAACTGCCGACGCTACCCAACGCCTGGATTCAGACCGTCAAACGTCGGCCTAGCGACCTTGCCTTGGCGGATACCCTGGGCAGCCCGCTTAATGGCAGCCAGGCGTTAAGCGCCAGTCTGTTACTGGCGAAACGTCTTCGCAAACTCAATCCCGGCCAAAACGTCGGCCTGCTGCTTCCTACCAGCAGCACCGGCGGCATTGCCAACATGGCCACACTGCTGGCCGGTAAAACGGTGGTGAACCTCAACTACACCGCCCCCCAGGAAGTGCTCGCGTCTGCGCTTTCCCAGGCGGAAATTGCAGTCGTCTTCACCTCACAACGGTTTGTGAAGAAACTAGAAAAGAGCGGGCTAAACATCAGCCAATTACTAACCGGAAAGCAGGTGATCTATCTGGAGCACCTGCAAAGCGACATTGGCACCACCGAGCGCTTGGGTACCTGGCTAGCCGTTCGCTTATTACCGACATGGCTGATACAGCATGGTTTCTGCCATAGTCACGATGCTGATGCCACCGCTGCCATCGTGTTCACAAGTGGCAGCGACGGCTCTCCCAAGGGCGTAATGTTGAGCCATCGCAATCTGATGGCCAATATCAAACAGACCTCTGATGTGCTCAATACCCAGAGCGACGATGTAGTTATGGGGTCGCTGCCACTGTTTCACGTCTTTGGCTTCACGGTGACCCAGTTGCTGCCGTTAATCGAAGGGTTGCCGCTGATCTGCCATGCCAACCCCGCCGATGCTCCCGGCATTGCTGGCGCCGTTGCCAAGCACAAAGCCACCCTCTTGTTCAGCATGTCCAGCTTCCTATCGATGTTTGTCAGCAATTCAGCCGTGCATCCGATGATGCTAGAAAGCCTACGGGTGGTAGTTACCGGAGCCGAAAAGCTCGACGAGGATGCGCGCGCCCGTTTTGAGCTGAAGTTTCACAAGCCCGTTTATGAAGGCTACGGCGCTACCGAAGTTGCCCCCGTGGCCTCCGTGAATCTACCCGACGCTCTGGGCGTTAATTACCAGCAGGTACAGCGCGGCAGCAAACCAGGTACCGTGGGTATGCCGCTGCCCGGCACCAGTTTTAAAATCGTCAAGCCAGAAAGCTTTGAGGAACTTCCTACCGGGGAAGCAGGCATGGTGTTAATTAGCGGCCCC
- a CDS encoding LysR substrate-binding domain-containing protein yields the protein MKIERLPLNALRAFTEAARENSFKAAAYRLGVTPGAVSRQVKQLEAHLGVVLFERYANGVYVTDAGRMLAEDVQAGLSRIASGVQNVTEHSEEIFRLLLSAPPSFLQLWLLPRLPHFEVNEREIEISLDAEARLTPPLWLSNRARLSLRYGQGPWPGVTSLRLFEDTLFPVCSPSLLAQASIQTPNDLLAQTLLTVEWCSHAGHPIPSWSDWFKSAGVAIKKTPNQRHYSLYSLALDQAIAGQGVVLASYPLVADRLASGVLARPFAEQYPLASPFAYDLLLPDEGEMPAAVARFVEWLAQEAAHFRDDPL from the coding sequence ATGAAAATTGAAAGGCTGCCGCTTAATGCATTACGCGCATTTACTGAGGCCGCGCGAGAAAATAGCTTCAAAGCTGCCGCTTATCGCTTAGGGGTTACACCTGGCGCGGTTAGTCGACAAGTTAAACAGTTGGAAGCTCACTTAGGGGTAGTGCTATTTGAAAGATACGCCAATGGCGTTTATGTCACTGACGCCGGCCGGATGCTGGCTGAAGATGTGCAGGCTGGCCTTTCGCGTATCGCCAGCGGCGTCCAGAACGTCACCGAGCACTCAGAAGAGATTTTTCGATTGCTTCTTAGCGCACCGCCCTCATTCCTACAACTCTGGCTACTCCCCCGCTTACCTCACTTTGAAGTTAATGAACGGGAAATAGAAATCTCGCTAGATGCCGAGGCGCGCTTAACGCCACCGCTATGGTTGTCCAACAGGGCGCGCTTATCACTGCGCTACGGCCAGGGCCCTTGGCCCGGTGTCACCAGCCTGCGGCTGTTTGAAGACACGCTGTTTCCAGTTTGCTCGCCCTCCCTATTAGCGCAGGCAAGCATACAGACCCCCAACGATTTGCTGGCACAGACGCTGCTCACCGTGGAGTGGTGCAGTCACGCAGGCCACCCCATTCCAAGCTGGAGCGATTGGTTTAAAAGCGCCGGAGTAGCCATAAAGAAGACGCCCAATCAACGCCATTATTCGCTTTATAGCCTGGCGCTCGATCAGGCCATTGCCGGGCAAGGTGTAGTACTCGCCAGCTACCCGCTGGTGGCTGACCGGCTGGCGAGCGGTGTTCTGGCACGCCCTTTTGCGGAGCAGTATCCACTCGCTTCTCCGTTCGCCTATGACCTGCTTCTACCTGATGAGGGTGAAATGCCAGCGGCGGTGGCACGCTTTGTCGAGTGGCTAGCGCAAGAAGCCGCTCACTTTCGTGACGATCCGCTGTAG
- a CDS encoding DMT family transporter, with amino-acid sequence MNHQRIAERKPVDTTAASLMLLFCLILGFQQVAIKGVAEDISPIVQIALRSAIAGCLVGLLAYCRGIHWKEIRRHWGPGVLVGLGFAAEFAFVAWGLTYTLASHMSVFLYTAPIFAALGLHLWVPGEQLSTRQWWGVGLAFVGMVIAMAPSGTYGIDIIIGDALGLLAGLSWAATTIVIRRTSLSEAPAELTLSYQLSITALLLLPFAALSGQLLSAKFTSIAVASLGFQALIISFAALMLWFTLLRRYRASQLGVFSFLGPLFGVLFGTLLLNEPLSINFLLGGGVILVGIILVTR; translated from the coding sequence ATGAATCATCAAAGGATAGCTGAGCGAAAGCCCGTGGACACCACGGCAGCTTCGCTAATGCTGCTGTTTTGTTTGATATTGGGTTTTCAGCAGGTGGCGATTAAAGGGGTGGCTGAGGATATCTCACCCATCGTGCAGATCGCACTGCGCTCCGCTATCGCAGGTTGCTTGGTGGGATTGCTCGCCTACTGTCGGGGCATACACTGGAAGGAGATCAGGCGCCATTGGGGCCCCGGTGTGCTGGTTGGCCTTGGGTTTGCCGCCGAGTTTGCTTTTGTCGCTTGGGGGTTAACGTACACACTGGCCTCGCATATGTCGGTCTTTCTCTATACAGCGCCCATCTTTGCAGCGCTTGGATTGCACCTTTGGGTTCCCGGTGAGCAGCTCTCCACCCGCCAATGGTGGGGCGTTGGCTTGGCTTTTGTAGGCATGGTCATAGCGATGGCACCAAGCGGCACTTACGGCATCGATATTATCATTGGTGACGCGCTAGGCTTGCTCGCAGGACTCTCGTGGGCTGCCACTACTATCGTCATCCGCAGGACATCGCTTTCTGAAGCACCAGCAGAGCTCACCCTTAGTTATCAATTAAGCATAACGGCGCTGTTATTACTGCCGTTCGCGGCTCTTTCGGGGCAATTGTTGAGCGCGAAGTTTACTTCCATAGCTGTCGCTAGCCTTGGCTTTCAGGCACTGATTATCTCATTTGCGGCTCTGATGCTGTGGTTCACGTTGCTGCGCCGTTATCGTGCGTCGCAGTTGGGCGTGTTCTCTTTTCTAGGCCCGCTTTTTGGCGTCCTTTTTGGTACCCTATTGCTCAACGAGCCGCTCAGTATCAATTTTCTATTGGGGGGTGGTGTTATTCTAGTTGGCATTATCCTGGTGACGCGCTGA
- a CDS encoding putative RNA methyltransferase, with protein MSTAPFHALACPLDGEPLRLSDNVWRCAAGHSFDIAKQGYVNLLPVQQKRSHDPGDSKNMVAARQRFLNAGHYQPIADAVSNAVLRHVEEPHTSGTSPLSCLDAGCGEGYYLRQLARAAPAQASLALMGLDISKWAVLAAAKQDNKQTPTSRWVVGSNAHLPVEAGTLNSVLCMFGFPVYSEFSRVLKAGGVLLQVEAGPDHLRELREIIYPALKPERSNEGGVPEGFVYQSSDNVRYTLTLKGAEEIADLLAMTPHLYRASAEGRARAAALETLVTTVDVRVVQWLRV; from the coding sequence ATGAGTACCGCCCCTTTTCATGCACTGGCATGCCCGCTGGATGGTGAACCGCTTCGGCTTTCGGACAATGTATGGCGTTGTGCGGCTGGGCACAGCTTTGATATTGCCAAGCAGGGGTACGTTAACCTTCTGCCTGTGCAGCAGAAGCGCTCCCATGACCCCGGCGATAGTAAAAACATGGTGGCAGCCCGGCAGCGCTTTTTAAACGCGGGCCACTACCAGCCCATTGCAGATGCGGTCAGTAACGCCGTACTGCGACATGTTGAGGAGCCGCATACGTCAGGCACCTCGCCGCTAAGTTGTTTAGACGCAGGCTGTGGGGAGGGCTATTACCTGCGTCAACTGGCCCGCGCCGCACCAGCCCAGGCATCACTGGCGCTGATGGGGTTAGATATCTCGAAATGGGCAGTGCTCGCCGCGGCGAAGCAGGATAATAAGCAGACGCCGACAAGTCGTTGGGTGGTGGGTAGCAACGCACACTTACCCGTAGAGGCGGGAACACTAAATAGCGTTCTGTGTATGTTTGGCTTTCCTGTATATAGCGAATTTTCCAGGGTGTTAAAAGCCGGTGGAGTGCTGCTCCAAGTTGAGGCGGGGCCAGATCATCTGCGAGAGCTACGGGAAATTATCTATCCCGCATTAAAGCCTGAGCGTTCAAATGAGGGGGGAGTGCCGGAAGGTTTTGTCTACCAAAGCAGCGACAACGTGCGTTACACGCTAACGCTAAAGGGAGCTGAGGAGATCGCCGATTTATTGGCGATGACACCGCATCTTTATCGGGCCAGTGCGGAAGGGCGTGCGCGGGCAGCGGCGCTGGAGACATTAGTCACTACGGTGGATGTGCGAGTAGTACAGTGGCTTCGAGTTTAG
- a CDS encoding cold-shock protein yields the protein MSTGTVKWFNDTKGFGFIAPSDGGDDLFAHFSEIQADGFKTLQEGANVSFDVTQGKKGLQASNIKQIS from the coding sequence ATGTCTACTGGCACAGTTAAGTGGTTTAACGATACTAAAGGCTTCGGTTTCATTGCTCCTTCTGACGGCGGCGATGACCTGTTTGCCCATTTCTCTGAAATTCAAGCAGACGGCTTCAAAACCCTGCAAGAAGGCGCTAACGTTTCTTTTGACGTTACCCAGGGTAAGAAAGGCCTTCAGGCTTCAAACATCAAGCAAATTTCCTAA
- a CDS encoding TIGR02450 family Trp-rich protein, translating to MHTINPSKLHHSKWTAAQPSNKEKHFIVTQLLRDEEENVVEVVIEAVYSHRELIVPWQSLKDDSVWKVGWQ from the coding sequence ATGCATACGATCAATCCGAGCAAGCTACATCACAGCAAATGGACGGCTGCCCAGCCAAGCAATAAAGAGAAGCACTTTATAGTTACCCAGCTGCTGCGCGATGAAGAAGAGAACGTAGTAGAGGTCGTGATTGAGGCTGTGTACTCTCATCGCGAGCTCATTGTGCCTTGGCAAAGCTTAAAAGATGACAGCGTGTGGAAAGTGGGCTGGCAATAG
- a CDS encoding DUF6438 domain-containing protein — MRFSLTCLTVSTLALMTAGCAQHSATTSENSLAEIRYEVGPCYGTCPVYRVAVEADGTTRYTGERHTAVEGERTQAGNATVFRSLQERLAAMQPDMGTTQQTRDCEPRATDLPNYTVTWVNQDGAQAVLEHDTGCHSENGRERTETLRSLNAELGIENWVQQ; from the coding sequence ATGCGTTTTTCTCTCACCTGTTTAACGGTATCCACATTGGCGCTAATGACAGCGGGCTGCGCGCAGCATTCCGCCACGACCAGCGAAAACAGCCTGGCTGAAATCCGTTATGAAGTAGGCCCTTGCTACGGCACCTGCCCTGTCTATCGCGTTGCGGTTGAGGCGGATGGTACGACCCGCTACACAGGTGAACGCCACACGGCCGTGGAAGGTGAGCGCACTCAGGCAGGCAACGCGACTGTTTTTCGTTCGCTGCAAGAGCGACTAGCTGCAATGCAACCCGACATGGGAACAACGCAGCAAACCCGTGATTGCGAACCCCGTGCCACCGACCTGCCTAACTATACAGTGACCTGGGTTAACCAGGATGGCGCCCAAGCGGTGCTTGAACACGATACTGGCTGTCACTCTGAAAACGGTCGCGAACGCACCGAGACCCTAAGAAGCCTCAATGCAGAGCTTGGCATTGAAAACTGGGTACAACAGTAA
- a CDS encoding Atu4866 domain-containing protein, which yields MQDTKLPIYWKRALVVAGIITIMPALTTAQTSHDTGETDMADHPYVGMWVTEDGRIRHELLPNNRYDEARGERESAYQGRYRVTDNYIEYWDDTGFTADGEFINDVLYHGGMVLYRQE from the coding sequence ATGCAAGACACCAAGCTTCCCATTTACTGGAAACGCGCCCTGGTCGTCGCTGGCATTATCACTATTATGCCAGCACTGACAACGGCGCAAACATCCCATGACACAGGAGAAACCGACATGGCAGACCATCCCTATGTTGGTATGTGGGTAACCGAAGATGGCCGAATTCGACATGAGCTTTTACCCAACAATCGTTACGACGAGGCACGGGGCGAACGCGAAAGCGCTTACCAGGGCCGCTACCGGGTAACGGATAACTACATCGAATACTGGGATGACACCGGCTTCACCGCTGATGGAGAATTCATCAATGACGTGCTCTATCACGGCGGCATGGTGCTATATCGCCAAGAGTAA
- a CDS encoding SDR family oxidoreductase, giving the protein MTTATNPSITSQSSTTHPSKVVLLTGASSGIGEATARWLAGQGHRLVVGARRGDRLKALSESIRTEGGIVDYRALDVTSLEDMQAFADYALTLHGRIDVIVNNAGIMPLSPLASLKVDEWNQMIDVNIRGVLNGIAATLPTLQAQESGQVINVTSIGGFTVVPTAAVYCATKYAVRAISDGLRQETDKIRVTCVYPGVVESELVNTITDPEAAEAMVTYRQIALKPDAIASAIAHAINQPDDVDTSDIVVRPTASL; this is encoded by the coding sequence ATGACGACGGCAACTAACCCTTCAATCACTAGCCAATCATCAACGACTCATCCTTCAAAAGTTGTCTTACTGACCGGTGCTAGCAGCGGTATCGGTGAAGCCACCGCTCGCTGGCTAGCGGGTCAAGGCCACCGCCTCGTGGTCGGCGCACGCCGGGGCGATCGCTTGAAAGCTCTGTCCGAGTCCATTCGCACCGAGGGTGGCATAGTCGACTATCGGGCGTTGGATGTAACCAGCCTGGAAGATATGCAGGCCTTCGCAGATTACGCTCTTACGTTGCATGGCCGCATCGATGTCATCGTCAATAACGCTGGAATTATGCCGCTCTCGCCATTGGCATCGCTCAAAGTCGATGAGTGGAACCAAATGATCGACGTCAACATTCGTGGCGTCCTCAATGGCATCGCCGCCACTCTGCCTACACTGCAAGCACAAGAGAGCGGCCAGGTCATCAACGTTACTTCTATAGGCGGATTCACGGTCGTTCCAACGGCGGCGGTCTACTGCGCCACTAAATACGCGGTTCGCGCTATTTCCGATGGGTTACGCCAAGAAACCGATAAAATCCGCGTTACCTGTGTTTACCCCGGCGTCGTTGAATCCGAACTGGTGAATACCATTACGGATCCCGAGGCGGCTGAAGCCATGGTGACTTATCGACAGATTGCACTTAAACCCGACGCCATTGCCTCAGCGATCGCCCATGCGATTAATCAACCGGACGATGTCGATACCAGCGACATCGTCGTGCGCCCCACCGCTAGCCTATAA
- a CDS encoding dicarboxylate/amino acid:cation symporter: MTRIWKAYCQASLILRVTIALVLGVVVGLVGGEPVAVWLAPLGDLLLRLLTFLIVPIVLFTLMVGVNQSREGSAGRIGGKVFGYYLASSALAIMVGLTIATLFNPGSGMRLDEQASFSVPDNPGVVDTLLNIVPNNIIGAFADLNMLGIIFTALVFGIALLKMRQSESQHAIGERLYGVIEALNEVTLKVMSGVLHYVPIGVFAIVAETVSQQGLETLLSLGDMVVVLYIALAAHLLIYCGIMRLFGVKLRTFFREARTPMATAFATQSSSGTLPLTINAAHRLGISKSIYGFSLPLGATLNMDGAAIRIAISAVFAANVIGAPLDFISMVQIVLIGTLVSVGTAGVPGAGIIMIATVFAQVGLPIETVALLTAIDALVGMGATALNVTGDLVGTSVIARSEGEELQEESGENEALEARG; the protein is encoded by the coding sequence ATGACACGTATATGGAAGGCCTATTGTCAGGCGTCGCTGATTTTACGCGTCACCATCGCACTGGTGCTGGGCGTTGTGGTCGGGCTGGTGGGCGGTGAGCCGGTAGCGGTTTGGTTAGCCCCGTTAGGCGATTTGCTGCTTCGGCTGCTCACTTTTCTGATCGTTCCGATTGTGCTGTTTACGCTAATGGTCGGGGTGAATCAGTCACGGGAAGGCAGTGCAGGACGTATTGGCGGCAAGGTATTTGGTTACTATTTAGCGTCATCAGCATTAGCGATCATGGTGGGTTTAACCATCGCTACCCTGTTTAACCCAGGTAGCGGAATGAGGCTGGACGAGCAGGCTAGTTTCTCGGTGCCCGACAACCCAGGTGTGGTCGATACGCTACTTAATATTGTGCCCAATAACATCATTGGTGCGTTTGCCGATCTCAACATGCTGGGCATTATTTTCACAGCACTCGTGTTTGGCATCGCCTTGCTGAAAATGCGTCAGTCGGAAAGTCAGCATGCCATTGGCGAGCGGTTATACGGGGTGATTGAAGCGTTAAACGAGGTCACTTTAAAAGTGATGTCGGGGGTACTGCACTATGTGCCCATCGGCGTGTTTGCGATTGTCGCTGAAACGGTGAGCCAGCAGGGGTTGGAGACGTTGCTATCGTTGGGCGATATGGTGGTGGTGCTGTATATCGCACTGGCCGCTCATTTGCTGATTTATTGCGGCATCATGCGGCTGTTTGGTGTGAAGTTACGTACTTTCTTTCGTGAGGCCCGCACGCCGATGGCGACGGCGTTTGCGACCCAAAGTAGCTCGGGAACATTACCACTCACCATTAATGCGGCCCACCGGTTAGGGATTTCCAAAAGTATCTATGGCTTCAGTCTGCCATTAGGCGCTACGTTAAATATGGATGGCGCGGCGATTCGTATCGCCATTTCGGCGGTCTTTGCGGCCAATGTGATTGGTGCGCCGCTGGATTTCATTAGCATGGTGCAGATAGTGCTGATTGGTACGTTGGTGTCGGTGGGTACCGCAGGCGTGCCAGGCGCGGGTATCATTATGATCGCCACGGTGTTTGCTCAAGTGGGGCTGCCAATAGAGACGGTTGCGCTGCTCACCGCCATTGATGCATTGGTAGGTATGGGGGCTACGGCGCTTAACGTGACAGGCGATTTAGTGGGTACCTCCGTTATTGCCCGCAGCGAAGGCGAAGAGTTGCAGGAGGAGTCCGGAGAGAACGAGGCGTTAGAAGCAAGAGGGTAG
- a CDS encoding proline racemase family protein, whose amino-acid sequence MKNQQFLDVIYTHTEGEPTCIVHAGIPYPYGSNILSKRAYLKEHHDHVRTSLMREPRGHQHMFGVFLTPPSDEHHDAGMLWMDGEQFVDMCGHGTIALSMAMVSHRLAPPVQEDGMTRIRFETTAGTVVSEVKADADKVHWTRFENVPAFVMEQDIPVDVPGLGTLKADLVFGGNFFAIIRIPSDKQPICPENGSYFSMAGEAVKAELNKRMSIRHPVHAHINGLNFVTFWHEGTQPDSLYRNVHVFSGGKLDRSPGGTGTSAMMAMFHARNELEENKEIYSEGLLGSGRFTGKILGKTEIGGYSAIRPSVQGTAELIGYAKWLIDERDPVGRGFMIR is encoded by the coding sequence ATGAAAAATCAACAGTTCCTTGATGTTATCTATACCCATACGGAAGGCGAGCCAACCTGCATTGTGCATGCTGGTATCCCTTACCCTTATGGCAGCAACATTCTATCCAAACGCGCTTATTTGAAAGAGCATCACGACCATGTCCGCACGAGCCTGATGCGTGAGCCCCGCGGTCACCAGCACATGTTTGGTGTTTTTCTAACCCCACCTTCCGATGAGCATCATGACGCTGGCATGCTTTGGATGGATGGCGAACAGTTCGTCGATATGTGTGGTCACGGCACCATAGCCCTTTCAATGGCGATGGTTTCTCACCGCTTGGCGCCACCAGTACAAGAAGACGGCATGACACGCATCCGTTTTGAAACTACCGCTGGCACTGTCGTATCGGAGGTCAAAGCCGATGCCGACAAAGTGCATTGGACTCGCTTTGAAAATGTGCCCGCCTTCGTGATGGAACAGGACATTCCAGTTGACGTTCCAGGGCTGGGTACACTAAAGGCTGACCTGGTATTTGGTGGCAACTTCTTCGCTATCATTCGTATTCCATCTGACAAGCAACCCATTTGCCCCGAAAATGGCAGTTATTTTTCAATGGCGGGAGAGGCGGTCAAGGCAGAACTGAATAAACGCATGTCGATTCGTCACCCCGTCCATGCTCACATCAATGGTCTGAATTTCGTTACATTCTGGCATGAGGGAACGCAACCAGATTCACTCTACCGCAACGTCCATGTGTTCTCAGGCGGCAAGCTGGATCGCTCGCCTGGCGGCACTGGAACCAGCGCCATGATGGCCATGTTTCACGCACGAAATGAACTGGAAGAGAACAAGGAAATTTACTCGGAAGGCCTGCTGGGAAGCGGCCGGTTCACTGGCAAAATATTGGGCAAGACCGAAATTGGTGGTTACTCTGCCATTCGACCAAGCGTGCAAGGCACTGCAGAGCTGATCGGTTATGCCAAATGGCTGATTGATGAGAGAGATCCTGTAGGTCGCGGCTTTATGATTCGCTAA